The proteins below come from a single Mustela nigripes isolate SB6536 chromosome 14, MUSNIG.SB6536, whole genome shotgun sequence genomic window:
- the TMEM59 gene encoding transmembrane protein 59 isoform X2: MAAPKGSLWVRAQLGLPPLLLLTMALAGGSGTASAEAFDSILGDTASCHRACQLTFPLHTYPKVPANLYTVDHTEEELYACQRGCRLFSICQFVDDGIDLNRTKMECESACTEAYSQSDEQYACHLGCQNQLPFAELRQEQLMSLMPKMHLLFPLTLVRSFWSDMMDSAQSFITSSWTFYLQADDGKIVIFQSKPEIQYAPQLEPEPTNLKESSLSKMSYLQMRSSQTHRNYLEDGESDGFLRCLSLNSGWILTTTLVLSVMVLLWICCATVATAVEQYVPSEKLSIYGDLEFVNEQKLNRYPSSSLVVVRSKAEDHEEAGPLPTKVNLAHSEI, translated from the exons ATGGCGGCACCGAAGGGGAGCCTCTGGGTCAGGGCCCAGCTAGGGCtcccgccgctgctgctgctgaccATGGCCCTGGCCGGAGGCTCGGGGACCGCTTCGGCTGAAGCGTTTGACTCGATTTTGGGTGATACGGCGTCTTGTCACCGGGCCTGTCAGTTGACCTTCCCCTTGCATACCTACCCCAAG GTGCCCGCCAATTTGTACACAGTGGATCACACA GAAGAGGAGCTGTACGCATGTCAGAGAGGTTGCAGGCTGTTTTCAATTTGTCAGTTTGTGGATGATGGAATTGATTTAAATCGGACCAAAATGGAATGTGAATCTG CATGTACAGAAGCATATTCCCAATCTGATGAGCAATATGCTTGCCATCTTGGTTGCCAGAATCAGCTGCCATTCGCTGAACTGAGACAAGAACAA ctcatgtCTCTGATGCCAAAAATGCATCTACTCTTCCCTTTAACTCTGGTAAGGTCTTTCTGGAGTGACATGATGGACTCTGCTCAGAGCTTTATAACCTCTTCATGGACTTTTTATCTTCAGGCTGATGATGGAAAAATAGTTATATTCCAG tCTAAGCCAGAAATCCAGTATGCACCACAGTTGGAGCCGGAGCCTACAAATTTGAAAGAATCATCGCTAAGCAAAATGTCCT ATCTGCAAATGAGAAGTTCACAAACACATAGGAACTATcttgaagatggagaaagtgaTGGCTTTTTAAGATGTCTGTCTCT TAACTCTGGGTGGATTTTAACCACGACTCTTGTCCTCTCGGTGATGGTATTGCTCTGGATCTGTTGTGCGACCGTTGCTACGGCTGTGGAGCAGTATGTTCCCTCTGAG AAGCTGAGTATTTATGGTGACTTGGAATTTGTGAATGAACAAAAGCTAAACAGATACCCGTCTTCTTCTCTTGTGGTTGTTAGATCTAAAGCTGAAGACCACGAAGAAGCAGGGCCTCTACCTACAAAAGTGAATCTTGCTCATTCAGaaatttaa
- the TMEM59 gene encoding transmembrane protein 59 isoform X3, translated as MAAPKGSLWVRAQLGLPPLLLLTMALAGGSGTASAEAFDSILGDTASCHRACQLTFPLHTYPKEEELYACQRGCRLFSICQFVDDGIDLNRTKMECESACTEAYSQSDEQYACHLGCQNQLPFAELRQEQLMSLMPKMHLLFPLTLVRSFWSDMMDSAQSFITSSWTFYLQADDGKIVIFQSKPEIQYAPQLEPEPTNLKESSLSKMSSDLQMRSSQTHRNYLEDGESDGFLRCLSLNSGWILTTTLVLSVMVLLWICCATVATAVEQYVPSEKLSIYGDLEFVNEQKLNRYPSSSLVVVRSKAEDHEEAGPLPTKVNLAHSEI; from the exons ATGGCGGCACCGAAGGGGAGCCTCTGGGTCAGGGCCCAGCTAGGGCtcccgccgctgctgctgctgaccATGGCCCTGGCCGGAGGCTCGGGGACCGCTTCGGCTGAAGCGTTTGACTCGATTTTGGGTGATACGGCGTCTTGTCACCGGGCCTGTCAGTTGACCTTCCCCTTGCATACCTACCCCAAG GAAGAGGAGCTGTACGCATGTCAGAGAGGTTGCAGGCTGTTTTCAATTTGTCAGTTTGTGGATGATGGAATTGATTTAAATCGGACCAAAATGGAATGTGAATCTG CATGTACAGAAGCATATTCCCAATCTGATGAGCAATATGCTTGCCATCTTGGTTGCCAGAATCAGCTGCCATTCGCTGAACTGAGACAAGAACAA ctcatgtCTCTGATGCCAAAAATGCATCTACTCTTCCCTTTAACTCTGGTAAGGTCTTTCTGGAGTGACATGATGGACTCTGCTCAGAGCTTTATAACCTCTTCATGGACTTTTTATCTTCAGGCTGATGATGGAAAAATAGTTATATTCCAG tCTAAGCCAGAAATCCAGTATGCACCACAGTTGGAGCCGGAGCCTACAAATTTGAAAGAATCATCGCTAAGCAAAATGTCCT CAGATCTGCAAATGAGAAGTTCACAAACACATAGGAACTATcttgaagatggagaaagtgaTGGCTTTTTAAGATGTCTGTCTCT TAACTCTGGGTGGATTTTAACCACGACTCTTGTCCTCTCGGTGATGGTATTGCTCTGGATCTGTTGTGCGACCGTTGCTACGGCTGTGGAGCAGTATGTTCCCTCTGAG AAGCTGAGTATTTATGGTGACTTGGAATTTGTGAATGAACAAAAGCTAAACAGATACCCGTCTTCTTCTCTTGTGGTTGTTAGATCTAAAGCTGAAGACCACGAAGAAGCAGGGCCTCTACCTACAAAAGTGAATCTTGCTCATTCAGaaatttaa
- the TMEM59 gene encoding transmembrane protein 59 isoform X1, whose product MAAPKGSLWVRAQLGLPPLLLLTMALAGGSGTASAEAFDSILGDTASCHRACQLTFPLHTYPKVPANLYTVDHTEEELYACQRGCRLFSICQFVDDGIDLNRTKMECESACTEAYSQSDEQYACHLGCQNQLPFAELRQEQLMSLMPKMHLLFPLTLVRSFWSDMMDSAQSFITSSWTFYLQADDGKIVIFQSKPEIQYAPQLEPEPTNLKESSLSKMSSDLQMRSSQTHRNYLEDGESDGFLRCLSLNSGWILTTTLVLSVMVLLWICCATVATAVEQYVPSEKLSIYGDLEFVNEQKLNRYPSSSLVVVRSKAEDHEEAGPLPTKVNLAHSEI is encoded by the exons ATGGCGGCACCGAAGGGGAGCCTCTGGGTCAGGGCCCAGCTAGGGCtcccgccgctgctgctgctgaccATGGCCCTGGCCGGAGGCTCGGGGACCGCTTCGGCTGAAGCGTTTGACTCGATTTTGGGTGATACGGCGTCTTGTCACCGGGCCTGTCAGTTGACCTTCCCCTTGCATACCTACCCCAAG GTGCCCGCCAATTTGTACACAGTGGATCACACA GAAGAGGAGCTGTACGCATGTCAGAGAGGTTGCAGGCTGTTTTCAATTTGTCAGTTTGTGGATGATGGAATTGATTTAAATCGGACCAAAATGGAATGTGAATCTG CATGTACAGAAGCATATTCCCAATCTGATGAGCAATATGCTTGCCATCTTGGTTGCCAGAATCAGCTGCCATTCGCTGAACTGAGACAAGAACAA ctcatgtCTCTGATGCCAAAAATGCATCTACTCTTCCCTTTAACTCTGGTAAGGTCTTTCTGGAGTGACATGATGGACTCTGCTCAGAGCTTTATAACCTCTTCATGGACTTTTTATCTTCAGGCTGATGATGGAAAAATAGTTATATTCCAG tCTAAGCCAGAAATCCAGTATGCACCACAGTTGGAGCCGGAGCCTACAAATTTGAAAGAATCATCGCTAAGCAAAATGTCCT CAGATCTGCAAATGAGAAGTTCACAAACACATAGGAACTATcttgaagatggagaaagtgaTGGCTTTTTAAGATGTCTGTCTCT TAACTCTGGGTGGATTTTAACCACGACTCTTGTCCTCTCGGTGATGGTATTGCTCTGGATCTGTTGTGCGACCGTTGCTACGGCTGTGGAGCAGTATGTTCCCTCTGAG AAGCTGAGTATTTATGGTGACTTGGAATTTGTGAATGAACAAAAGCTAAACAGATACCCGTCTTCTTCTCTTGTGGTTGTTAGATCTAAAGCTGAAGACCACGAAGAAGCAGGGCCTCTACCTACAAAAGTGAATCTTGCTCATTCAGaaatttaa
- the TMEM59 gene encoding transmembrane protein 59 isoform X4: protein MAAPKGSLWVRAQLGLPPLLLLTMALAGGSGTASAEAFDSILGDTASCHRACQLTFPLHTYPKEEELYACQRGCRLFSICQFVDDGIDLNRTKMECESACTEAYSQSDEQYACHLGCQNQLPFAELRQEQLMSLMPKMHLLFPLTLVRSFWSDMMDSAQSFITSSWTFYLQADDGKIVIFQSKPEIQYAPQLEPEPTNLKESSLSKMSYLQMRSSQTHRNYLEDGESDGFLRCLSLNSGWILTTTLVLSVMVLLWICCATVATAVEQYVPSEKLSIYGDLEFVNEQKLNRYPSSSLVVVRSKAEDHEEAGPLPTKVNLAHSEI from the exons ATGGCGGCACCGAAGGGGAGCCTCTGGGTCAGGGCCCAGCTAGGGCtcccgccgctgctgctgctgaccATGGCCCTGGCCGGAGGCTCGGGGACCGCTTCGGCTGAAGCGTTTGACTCGATTTTGGGTGATACGGCGTCTTGTCACCGGGCCTGTCAGTTGACCTTCCCCTTGCATACCTACCCCAAG GAAGAGGAGCTGTACGCATGTCAGAGAGGTTGCAGGCTGTTTTCAATTTGTCAGTTTGTGGATGATGGAATTGATTTAAATCGGACCAAAATGGAATGTGAATCTG CATGTACAGAAGCATATTCCCAATCTGATGAGCAATATGCTTGCCATCTTGGTTGCCAGAATCAGCTGCCATTCGCTGAACTGAGACAAGAACAA ctcatgtCTCTGATGCCAAAAATGCATCTACTCTTCCCTTTAACTCTGGTAAGGTCTTTCTGGAGTGACATGATGGACTCTGCTCAGAGCTTTATAACCTCTTCATGGACTTTTTATCTTCAGGCTGATGATGGAAAAATAGTTATATTCCAG tCTAAGCCAGAAATCCAGTATGCACCACAGTTGGAGCCGGAGCCTACAAATTTGAAAGAATCATCGCTAAGCAAAATGTCCT ATCTGCAAATGAGAAGTTCACAAACACATAGGAACTATcttgaagatggagaaagtgaTGGCTTTTTAAGATGTCTGTCTCT TAACTCTGGGTGGATTTTAACCACGACTCTTGTCCTCTCGGTGATGGTATTGCTCTGGATCTGTTGTGCGACCGTTGCTACGGCTGTGGAGCAGTATGTTCCCTCTGAG AAGCTGAGTATTTATGGTGACTTGGAATTTGTGAATGAACAAAAGCTAAACAGATACCCGTCTTCTTCTCTTGTGGTTGTTAGATCTAAAGCTGAAGACCACGAAGAAGCAGGGCCTCTACCTACAAAAGTGAATCTTGCTCATTCAGaaatttaa